In a single window of the Micromonospora inositola genome:
- a CDS encoding ABC transporter ATP-binding protein, with amino-acid sequence MTIAIEKLAASYRQGQHVLADIDLTVDAGRMVLVLGHNGAGKTTLLNCVYGIHNLSGGRVTLDGQPLAAGTQSRTEHGIAFIPSEHACFMGLTVTENLLVAASAVRSDKTARAQAIENAFSNFPALKDKRAALAGSLSGGQRRMLAVGMAIAQQPRYLLMDEPSLGLAPRIVEDLYESIAKLRVEMNLGVVVVEQSVNPTLLRADAVHVIRTGRQVFSGTGEDFARQDLWELL; translated from the coding sequence ATGACCATCGCGATCGAGAAACTCGCCGCGAGCTACCGGCAGGGTCAGCACGTGCTCGCCGACATCGACCTGACGGTCGACGCCGGACGGATGGTGCTCGTGCTCGGCCACAACGGTGCGGGCAAGACGACCTTGCTGAACTGCGTCTACGGCATCCACAACCTCTCGGGCGGGCGCGTCACCCTGGACGGCCAGCCGCTGGCCGCCGGCACCCAGAGCCGGACGGAGCACGGCATCGCCTTCATCCCGTCCGAGCACGCCTGTTTCATGGGCCTGACGGTGACGGAGAACCTGCTGGTCGCGGCTTCGGCGGTCCGGAGTGACAAGACCGCGAGGGCGCAGGCGATCGAGAACGCCTTCAGCAACTTCCCCGCGCTCAAGGACAAGCGGGCCGCGCTGGCGGGATCGCTGAGCGGTGGGCAGCGCCGAATGCTCGCCGTCGGCATGGCCATCGCGCAGCAGCCCCGCTACCTGCTGATGGACGAGCCGTCGTTGGGTCTCGCCCCCCGAATCGTGGAGGACCTCTACGAGAGCATCGCCAAGCTGCGGGTCGAGATGAACCTCGGCGTCGTCGTGGTCGAGCAGAGCGTCAATCCGACGCTGCTACGCGCTGACGCCGTCCACGTCATTCGGACCGGCCGACAGGTCTTCTCCGGCACCGGTGAGGACTTCGCGCGACAGGATCTGTGGGAGCTTCTGTGA
- a CDS encoding branched-chain amino acid ABC transporter permease produces MSDVLNPLLLGVALGSLYALFGVSFSLIYTPSGVFHLAHGAVFILAVYTIYGLTVNAGLPWYLGLLGALVLAAAYGVLIELAVYRVLRRRNASHLIVFIASTSVLVLTQGVLSIAFGTGHIGLPLQAKSLSDKLSLTNAQLASVVVTWTLIVPLAVVLKRSVWGTTIRAVGNSVEAARRRGINVPRVYLACFAIGSALLAPAAFLQTWSVGATPTVGLHVALIATAVTLIGGKRGVWSTAVVGVALGVVQALSLLVFPSGWQEGVTFLVLFLVVVVTGLAQARKLGHLR; encoded by the coding sequence ATGAGCGACGTGCTGAACCCCCTGTTGCTGGGTGTGGCTCTGGGCTCGCTGTACGCCCTGTTCGGCGTCAGCTTCTCGCTCATCTACACCCCGTCCGGCGTCTTCCACCTCGCCCACGGCGCGGTCTTCATCCTTGCCGTGTACACGATCTACGGCCTGACCGTCAACGCCGGGCTGCCGTGGTACCTCGGTCTACTCGGCGCGCTGGTACTGGCGGCCGCGTACGGCGTGCTGATCGAACTGGCGGTCTACCGGGTGTTGCGTCGGCGCAACGCCTCACACCTGATCGTGTTCATCGCTTCCACGAGCGTGCTGGTGTTGACGCAGGGCGTGCTGTCGATCGCCTTCGGCACCGGACATATCGGGCTGCCCCTCCAGGCGAAGTCACTGTCGGACAAACTGTCGCTGACGAACGCGCAACTGGCGTCCGTGGTCGTGACATGGACGCTGATCGTGCCGCTCGCGGTGGTGCTCAAGCGGTCGGTGTGGGGCACCACCATCCGCGCGGTCGGCAACTCGGTCGAGGCGGCTCGCCGGCGCGGAATCAACGTGCCGCGCGTCTACCTCGCCTGCTTCGCGATCGGCTCCGCACTGCTCGCGCCAGCGGCGTTCCTCCAGACCTGGTCGGTGGGGGCCACACCCACTGTCGGCCTGCACGTGGCGCTCATCGCGACCGCGGTCACGCTCATCGGGGGCAAGCGCGGTGTCTGGAGCACCGCCGTCGTCGGCGTGGCGCTCGGGGTCGTCCAGGCGCTGTCGCTGTTGGTTTTCCCATCCGGTTGGCAGGAAGGCGTCACGTTCCTGGTGCTCTTCCTGGTGGTCGTGGTGACCGGACTCGCACAGGCTCGAAAGCTGGGACATCTGCGATGA
- a CDS encoding branched-chain amino acid ABC transporter ATP-binding protein/permease has product MTEYVAQICTLAAIYALLAVGYSVLIGSTGVFSAAHAAFYGFGAYAGAYSAMHWHLAFPLDLLAGAAVAGVVAVIVSLPMARLVQEQVLVASLALQLVFFSLFSNWKPVTGGAGGLYGIERPTLFGYQLADTIPFAMLTVLCVAVLIGVLALVLRRRSWLLLRAVRDDALLAKSFGVSIAPPRLLAWILAGAAAGGAGALFSRFFGYLSPGSFDVSQTLLILTMVVVGGLGSIRGVLLGTALLTIVPELLSFIPATSAAADQIGPIIYSVVLLVVVMFRPKGLLPETNLRLRQRTLQGGSAEAPAGVVDNASRAPAEVSAEPASTDGESLRLTEIRKRFGGLEVLRGLDLTLRPNEITAVLGPNGAGKTTLFNVLTGVVPADSGSVWWNGQDVTSASPSDLARLGMARSFQDGRLFSSMTVYEHMLMAAHTQSQTGPALFAASSSPVLDARIVEALRAVGLADQANVKAASLSYGEQKTLLIAEMLLWDPKVVLLDEVVAGLDHRAVDEIAAKLRGMRSEHRIICLVEHNLDFVWKVADRVILMGEGRIVADDSPDGIRADPLALETYFGKAMLA; this is encoded by the coding sequence ATGACCGAATACGTCGCACAGATCTGCACGCTCGCCGCCATCTACGCGCTGCTCGCGGTCGGTTACTCCGTCCTGATCGGCTCGACCGGGGTCTTCTCGGCAGCCCACGCCGCATTCTACGGCTTCGGCGCCTACGCCGGTGCCTATTCGGCAATGCACTGGCACCTGGCGTTCCCCCTGGACCTGCTCGCCGGGGCGGCTGTCGCGGGAGTCGTCGCGGTCATCGTCTCGCTGCCGATGGCCCGGCTCGTACAGGAACAGGTGCTCGTCGCGTCCCTGGCCCTCCAGTTGGTGTTCTTCAGCCTCTTCAGCAACTGGAAGCCGGTCACCGGCGGCGCCGGGGGCCTGTACGGTATCGAGCGACCGACGCTGTTCGGCTATCAGCTCGCCGACACGATCCCGTTCGCGATGCTCACCGTGCTCTGCGTCGCCGTGCTGATCGGTGTGCTGGCGCTGGTGCTACGGCGACGGTCCTGGCTACTGCTGCGCGCGGTGCGCGACGATGCTCTGCTGGCGAAGTCATTCGGGGTGTCGATCGCCCCGCCACGGCTGCTGGCGTGGATTCTCGCCGGCGCGGCGGCGGGCGGCGCGGGAGCGCTGTTTTCTCGGTTCTTCGGTTACCTTTCGCCTGGGTCATTCGACGTCAGCCAGACCCTGCTCATCCTGACGATGGTCGTGGTCGGTGGGCTGGGCAGCATCCGTGGCGTACTGCTCGGAACAGCGCTGCTGACGATCGTGCCTGAGCTGCTGAGCTTCATTCCGGCGACCTCGGCTGCGGCCGACCAGATCGGGCCGATCATCTACAGCGTCGTGCTGCTGGTCGTCGTCATGTTCCGCCCAAAGGGCCTGCTGCCGGAGACGAATCTGCGGCTACGGCAGCGCACGCTGCAAGGCGGCTCCGCCGAGGCTCCCGCAGGCGTCGTCGACAACGCTTCGCGGGCACCGGCGGAGGTGTCGGCCGAGCCGGCTTCGACCGACGGTGAGTCGCTGCGCCTGACCGAAATCCGAAAGCGGTTCGGGGGTCTGGAGGTCCTGCGCGGGCTCGACCTCACCCTCAGGCCGAACGAGATCACCGCCGTCCTCGGGCCGAACGGCGCGGGCAAGACCACGCTGTTCAACGTGCTCACCGGCGTCGTGCCCGCCGACTCCGGTTCGGTTTGGTGGAACGGGCAGGACGTGACGTCAGCCTCGCCGAGCGACCTCGCGCGGCTGGGAATGGCGCGTTCGTTCCAAGACGGCCGGCTTTTCTCGAGCATGACGGTCTACGAGCACATGCTCATGGCGGCGCACACCCAGTCGCAGACCGGCCCGGCGCTGTTCGCGGCCTCGTCCAGCCCGGTGCTCGACGCGCGCATCGTCGAGGCGCTGCGCGCCGTCGGTTTGGCCGACCAGGCCAATGTGAAGGCGGCTTCCCTGTCGTACGGAGAACAGAAGACGCTGCTCATCGCCGAGATGCTGCTCTGGGATCCGAAGGTCGTGCTGCTGGACGAAGTCGTGGCCGGCCTGGACCACCGGGCCGTGGACGAGATCGCGGCCAAGCTGCGTGGGATGCGCAGCGAGCACCGCATCATCTGCCTGGTTGAGCACAACCTGGACTTCGTCTGGAAGGTCGCGGACCGCGTGATCCTCATGGGCGAGGGGCGCATCGTCGCCGACGACTCACCCGACGGCATCCGCGCCGACCCACTGGCCCTCGAGACCTACTTCGGGAAGGCGATGCTGGCATGA
- a CDS encoding ABC transporter substrate-binding protein codes for MSKAVRFTVGLAAAATLLAGCGNTGNIAGGGGGDRYKLGAMFALTGPSASIGQDFRKGVEMAVKEINDAGGIKGAKIDLRLEDGKGTAEGGVAAMNKFANLDKTPYVITSTSAQSLAAQPIAAQRKTVLVNVGGSSPDLLNLPFLYNDAVNINAMGPALADHLYQKGYRKLAFIGTADPFGEGSVNTMTPTWKKLGGTVVENQSVKASDTDYSAQLLKVRQAGPDIVIATAIGQTLGQIVQQAKAAGINAPMAGPLATAGLTSVGGKAAEGFEDISMSVVDPTKAPGTNAAKFATAFKAQYNEDPSWIPGAGYEAVYLYKALVENALAQGKNARDGAVLQNLIQNATFPDYMLGGSEVKFLPDHSVGRAVTLREVKDGKFVVTQTIQAGQK; via the coding sequence ATGAGCAAAGCGGTGCGTTTCACGGTCGGTTTAGCAGCGGCGGCCACGCTGCTAGCTGGCTGTGGCAACACGGGCAACATAGCGGGAGGAGGCGGCGGCGACCGGTACAAGCTGGGCGCCATGTTCGCCCTGACCGGCCCCTCGGCAAGTATCGGGCAGGATTTCCGCAAGGGCGTCGAGATGGCCGTCAAGGAGATCAACGACGCGGGCGGCATCAAAGGCGCGAAGATCGACCTGCGGCTCGAGGACGGCAAGGGCACCGCCGAGGGTGGTGTGGCGGCCATGAACAAGTTCGCGAACCTTGACAAGACCCCCTATGTGATCACCTCCACCTCGGCGCAGAGCCTCGCGGCGCAGCCGATCGCGGCCCAGCGCAAGACCGTGCTGGTCAACGTCGGCGGCAGCAGCCCTGACCTGCTCAACCTGCCGTTCCTGTACAACGACGCGGTCAACATCAACGCGATGGGGCCGGCGCTCGCCGATCACCTGTACCAGAAGGGCTACCGCAAGCTCGCCTTTATCGGCACCGCGGACCCGTTCGGCGAGGGCAGCGTCAACACAATGACCCCGACCTGGAAGAAGCTGGGCGGCACCGTCGTGGAGAACCAGTCGGTCAAGGCATCCGACACCGACTACAGCGCTCAGCTGCTGAAGGTCCGACAGGCCGGTCCGGACATCGTCATCGCGACCGCCATCGGCCAGACCCTTGGCCAGATCGTCCAGCAGGCCAAGGCGGCGGGCATCAACGCCCCGATGGCGGGTCCGCTGGCGACGGCCGGTCTGACGTCCGTGGGGGGCAAGGCCGCCGAGGGCTTCGAGGACATCAGCATGTCGGTGGTCGACCCGACGAAGGCTCCCGGAACGAACGCGGCGAAGTTCGCGACCGCTTTCAAAGCACAGTACAACGAGGACCCGTCCTGGATCCCGGGTGCCGGGTACGAGGCCGTGTACCTCTACAAGGCGCTCGTCGAGAACGCCCTGGCGCAGGGCAAGAACGCGCGTGACGGCGCGGTGCTGCAGAACCTCATCCAGAACGCCACGTTCCCGGACTACATGCTCGGTGGTAGTGAGGTCAAGTTCCTTCCCGACCACTCGGTGGGCCGGGCGGTCACTCTTCGCGAGGTCAAGGACGGCAAGTTCGTCGTGACCCAGACGATCCAGGCCGGCCAGAAGTGA
- a CDS encoding transposase family protein: MTIKKARAALSHSVFTGISRNHLDRLVTELAEPSAAAREGRLHRRRGGRDRHRWPGAGHPETLTLRDRLLLTLAWLRLALPHQALALLYSVDRSTVSNAIRQVRPLLAGRGFATPSGQRLHTLADLLAYAAAEGLTVRLDGTEIQVRRPNANQPGRRAFVSGKKKQNTIKATVASDAHGRPMWAGAIRPGRQHDQTAVRTEGIDDLLDAYPDVKFLVDAGYRGLAKDHPDQVIAPPLKPKKDAPPDKVAAYEAARKAQSSQRIPAEHAIAAIKWWRTLQRFTGRRDVLPEVIRAVAGLASDRAAAR; encoded by the coding sequence GTGACGATCAAGAAGGCCCGTGCGGCCCTGTCCCATTCTGTCTTCACCGGCATCTCCCGCAACCACCTGGACCGGCTCGTCACCGAACTGGCCGAACCGTCCGCCGCCGCGAGGGAAGGACGGCTGCACCGCCGACGTGGCGGCCGGGACCGCCACCGCTGGCCCGGCGCCGGACACCCCGAAACCCTGACCCTGCGCGACCGACTGCTGCTGACCCTGGCCTGGCTCCGCCTGGCCCTGCCCCACCAGGCCCTGGCCCTGCTCTACAGCGTGGACCGCTCCACCGTCTCCAACGCGATACGCCAGGTCCGGCCACTGCTGGCGGGCCGAGGCTTCGCCACCCCGTCCGGGCAACGACTGCACACTCTGGCCGACCTCCTCGCCTACGCCGCCGCCGAAGGACTCACCGTCCGCTTGGACGGCACCGAGATTCAGGTCCGCCGCCCGAACGCCAACCAGCCCGGCCGGCGGGCGTTCGTGTCCGGCAAGAAGAAGCAGAACACGATCAAAGCCACCGTCGCCTCCGACGCCCACGGCAGGCCGATGTGGGCCGGCGCGATCCGTCCAGGCCGACAACACGACCAAACCGCCGTGCGTACCGAAGGCATCGACGACCTCCTCGACGCCTACCCCGACGTGAAGTTCCTGGTCGACGCCGGCTACCGCGGACTGGCCAAGGACCACCCCGACCAGGTCATCGCCCCACCGCTGAAACCGAAGAAAGACGCCCCACCCGACAAGGTCGCCGCCTACGAAGCAGCCCGCAAAGCCCAGTCCTCGCAACGTATCCCCGCCGAACACGCCATCGCCGCGATCAAATGGTGGCGCACCCTGCAACGCTTCACCGGCCGCCGCGACGTCCTACCAGAGGTCATCCGAGCCGTAGCGGGCCTGGCCAGCGACCGCGCCGCAGCCCGATGA
- a CDS encoding transposase family protein, with amino-acid sequence MQVITAARPAWIFPFTGLQPAQFRRLVRLVAKRGGDAIADGRPGRQWALDLPDRVLLVAAYWRTNLTMRQIGPLFGVSHSAAHRVIDTLGPLLALAPVRRRPVDQIAIVDGTLVPTRDHRLAARGKNYRYSTNLQVAIDASTRLVIAVGDPQPGNRNDTIVYRTSGIEEKLNGRPVMADGGYRGNPEVIIPYRKPSDGTDLPDWKEALNVEHRTVRAGVEHALARMKCFKILRDYRRAAHTLTDAASGIANLHNIILAG; translated from the coding sequence GTGCAGGTGATCACCGCAGCTCGCCCGGCATGGATCTTCCCGTTCACCGGGCTGCAGCCCGCCCAGTTCCGCAGGCTGGTCCGCCTGGTCGCCAAGCGTGGCGGTGACGCGATCGCTGACGGCCGGCCGGGCCGGCAGTGGGCCCTGGACCTGCCCGACCGGGTGCTCTTGGTCGCGGCGTACTGGCGCACCAACCTGACCATGCGCCAGATCGGCCCGCTGTTCGGGGTGTCGCACTCCGCAGCGCACCGGGTCATCGACACCCTCGGTCCGCTGCTCGCGCTCGCGCCGGTGCGCCGGCGACCGGTGGACCAGATCGCCATCGTCGACGGCACCCTGGTCCCGACCCGGGACCACCGCCTGGCCGCCCGGGGCAAGAACTACCGCTACTCGACCAACCTGCAGGTCGCCATCGACGCCAGCACCCGCCTCGTCATCGCCGTCGGCGACCCACAACCGGGCAACCGCAACGACACGATCGTCTACCGCACCAGCGGCATCGAGGAGAAACTCAACGGGCGACCCGTCATGGCCGACGGCGGCTACCGCGGTAACCCCGAGGTGATCATCCCGTACCGCAAGCCCTCCGACGGCACGGACCTGCCGGACTGGAAGGAAGCCCTGAACGTCGAACACAGGACCGTCCGAGCAGGGGTCGAACACGCCCTGGCCAGGATGAAGTGCTTCAAGATCCTGCGCGACTACCGACGCGCCGCCCACACATTGACCGATGCCGCTTCCGGCATCGCCAACCTCCACAACATCATCCTCGCTGGCTGA
- a CDS encoding type I restriction-modification system subunit M N-terminal domain-containing protein, giving the protein MSTLGSFIWSIADQLRGPYRPNQYGNVILPLTILRRLDCILEPDRETVRELAAKYDNPNRLRIEVKKATGRPFYNTSNYSFANLLADADGLADNLADYIDRFSPDVDVFQYFDFKKEILALRDVS; this is encoded by the coding sequence GTGAGCACCCTCGGTAGTTTCATCTGGTCGATCGCCGACCAGCTTCGGGGTCCCTACCGCCCCAACCAGTACGGCAACGTGATCCTCCCGCTCACGATCCTGCGCCGCCTCGACTGCATCCTCGAGCCGGACCGGGAGACGGTCCGGGAGTTGGCGGCGAAGTACGACAACCCGAACCGGCTCAGGATCGAGGTCAAGAAGGCGACCGGCCGGCCGTTCTACAACACCTCGAACTACTCGTTCGCCAACCTACTGGCTGACGCCGATGGGCTGGCGGACAACCTAGCCGACTACATCGACCGGTTCTCGCCCGATGTCGACGTGTTCCAGTACTTCGACTTTAAGAAGGAGATCCTCGCCCTAAGGGATGTCTCGTAA
- a CDS encoding NAD(P)/FAD-dependent oxidoreductase, whose amino-acid sequence MTRRHDRSLNAVVIVGASLAGYRTAQALREFGFRGSLHLVGEEPHLPYNRPPLSKHYLARTSDESSIWLATLLELDALDLALALGRTAVNVDLCARYVELDDGERLAYDALVIATGARPRLIAGLTETSRPPSVHTLRTIEDGRRLSDVLLPRPDGRPTDVTVVGSGFIGSEVASTSLGLGAHVTLIDSGEAPMSAVLHSEMGHVLACRHRQAGINLRSNATVREIMVDSAADGGISTEVRLANGESLAADAVVVGVGVTPTTGWLQASGLQLDDGLVCDETLQAHEGVFAAGDVTRWGPPGERGRRLEHWTNAVAQAEHVAHNIMAGPDATPFDNIPYYWSDQFGFRLEVVGEPPAGCDLDFVWGTPQAASLVALYRKGNDVLGVVAIDARHQMVAVRRAVRGASSWASALDAIAW is encoded by the coding sequence ATGACGCGTCGACATGACCGATCGCTGAACGCCGTCGTCATCGTCGGCGCGTCCTTGGCCGGCTACCGCACGGCCCAGGCTCTGCGCGAGTTCGGCTTCCGGGGTTCGCTGCACCTGGTCGGCGAGGAGCCACACCTGCCCTACAACCGGCCACCGCTGTCAAAGCACTATCTTGCGCGCACCAGCGACGAGAGCAGCATCTGGCTGGCGACGCTGCTGGAGCTCGACGCCCTCGATCTGGCCCTGGCGCTCGGTCGTACGGCAGTCAACGTGGACCTCTGCGCCCGCTACGTCGAGCTGGACGACGGCGAACGGCTCGCCTACGACGCGCTGGTCATCGCGACCGGTGCACGGCCACGACTGATCGCTGGTCTGACCGAGACCAGTCGGCCACCGAGTGTGCACACCCTGCGCACCATCGAGGACGGCCGGAGGCTGTCCGACGTGTTGCTGCCCCGCCCCGACGGCCGACCGACCGACGTCACCGTCGTCGGTTCCGGGTTCATCGGATCCGAGGTCGCCTCAACGAGCCTGGGCCTCGGCGCCCACGTGACCCTGATCGACTCCGGCGAAGCACCCATGAGCGCGGTCCTGCACTCGGAGATGGGTCACGTACTCGCATGCAGGCACCGGCAGGCCGGTATCAACCTGCGTTCGAACGCGACCGTACGCGAGATCATGGTCGACTCCGCAGCCGACGGCGGCATCAGCACCGAGGTGCGTCTGGCGAACGGCGAGTCCCTCGCCGCGGACGCTGTCGTCGTCGGAGTGGGAGTCACCCCGACGACGGGATGGCTGCAGGCGTCGGGACTGCAACTGGACGACGGACTCGTCTGCGACGAGACGCTGCAGGCGCACGAGGGCGTTTTCGCCGCCGGTGACGTCACCCGTTGGGGGCCGCCGGGTGAACGAGGCAGACGTCTGGAGCACTGGACCAACGCCGTCGCCCAAGCCGAGCACGTGGCCCACAACATCATGGCCGGCCCGGACGCTACACCGTTCGACAACATCCCCTACTACTGGTCTGATCAGTTCGGCTTCCGCCTCGAGGTCGTTGGTGAGCCACCTGCAGGCTGCGACCTGGACTTCGTATGGGGCACGCCGCAGGCGGCGTCTCTCGTTGCCCTGTACCGGAAGGGCAACGATGTGCTCGGGGTCGTGGCCATCGACGCACGCCACCAGATGGTCGCTGTCAGGAGAGCCGTCCGCGGTGCCTCCTCCTGGGCCTCGGCCCTCGACGCCATCGCCTGGTGA
- a CDS encoding Wadjet anti-phage system protein JetD domain-containing protein yields MTTAMRRPEDVMAWVRRRFQQDYPTWARGAGAWPMRIPLHPPTTDQRSLDPIGCHAWADEWASYRGPGQVEDTNLRFPTGTHPMPRALMLRHPGEAAACHPDTHATWRRCGQRLTTLQRTFPCADFAGIIRRITELDDADYQRLARAAAWLHNNPASGMLLRQLPIEGLDTKWLAKHARLVLALLGDSDQDDAVEAPAAAGSSSRIRLHQRLGLRVPPDLVQVAVLDPHIRDGVGGMRNFAASVNDLSAWKHRPRTVLIIENKETGYAFTGDRPGVAVLHGQGFSVAQYARIDWVANADRVLYWGDIDAPGLQFVHELRGYGIKAETVLMNMATLEQFRHLAVDGAGPQRTELANLNASEAALFAHLVHHAAQHGVGLLLEQERIPWPHAYETLTPLLC; encoded by the coding sequence ATGACCACCGCGATGCGCCGACCTGAGGATGTGATGGCGTGGGTGCGCCGGCGGTTCCAGCAGGACTATCCGACGTGGGCCCGCGGGGCCGGCGCCTGGCCCATGCGCATCCCGCTCCATCCACCGACGACAGACCAACGTTCACTGGACCCGATCGGCTGCCACGCCTGGGCAGACGAGTGGGCGTCGTACCGCGGACCTGGACAGGTCGAAGACACCAACCTGCGCTTCCCGACCGGCACCCACCCGATGCCGCGGGCGCTGATGCTGCGGCATCCGGGCGAGGCTGCCGCCTGCCACCCGGACACCCACGCGACCTGGCGACGATGCGGCCAGCGGCTCACCACGCTGCAGCGGACCTTTCCTTGCGCCGACTTCGCCGGCATCATCCGCCGCATCACCGAACTCGACGACGCGGACTACCAGCGCCTCGCCCGAGCCGCCGCATGGCTACACAACAACCCCGCCTCCGGCATGCTGCTTCGCCAACTCCCCATCGAGGGCCTCGACACCAAATGGCTCGCCAAACATGCACGACTCGTACTGGCTCTCCTCGGCGACAGCGACCAAGATGACGCGGTCGAGGCACCCGCGGCCGCCGGATCTTCCAGCCGCATCCGCCTTCACCAACGCCTCGGGCTCCGCGTACCACCAGACCTCGTCCAAGTCGCCGTCCTCGACCCCCACATTCGCGACGGCGTAGGCGGCATGCGGAACTTCGCCGCGAGCGTGAACGACCTCAGCGCCTGGAAACACAGGCCCCGCACCGTTCTAATCATCGAGAACAAGGAAACCGGATACGCATTTACCGGCGACCGCCCGGGCGTCGCCGTTCTCCACGGCCAAGGCTTCAGTGTCGCGCAGTACGCCCGAATCGACTGGGTGGCCAACGCGGACCGAGTGCTTTACTGGGGTGACATTGACGCGCCCGGCCTACAATTCGTCCATGAACTGCGAGGGTACGGAATCAAGGCGGAAACCGTCCTTATGAACATGGCGACGCTGGAGCAATTCCGCCACCTTGCCGTCGACGGCGCGGGTCCGCAGCGCACCGAGCTCGCGAATCTGAACGCTAGCGAAGCGGCGTTGTTTGCCCACCTCGTCCATCATGCGGCGCAGCACGGGGTTGGCCTGCTGCTGGAGCAGGAGCGTATCCCGTGGCCACATGCATACGAAACCCTCACCCCTTTGCTGTGTTGA
- a CDS encoding IclR family transcriptional regulator codes for MPDQADRMAPAPYGTRVDDRAEPLGSVEKALIVLDAFRTGYPVIGLSEIARRTGLAKTTALRLLTSLEESGYLKRVGTQYRLDWRVLELGRGAMHCEPGGLRDIALPYLSELHVESGSTVNLAVLDGPDVLYLIRIHRGGSMKLPGGIGARVPATCTALGKAILAFRPAETVQTVVANGMSALTKHSLTTPGLLAAQLARVREEGLAFEREESAVGVVCIAAPILHRGTAVAAISVSGRAERPAARSLDGLIRKAAASTASDYAVALGRYRRA; via the coding sequence GTGCCGGATCAGGCAGACCGTATGGCGCCAGCGCCGTACGGCACGCGCGTGGACGATCGCGCTGAGCCGCTGGGTTCCGTCGAGAAGGCCCTGATAGTCCTGGATGCCTTTCGAACCGGCTACCCCGTCATCGGCCTGAGTGAGATCGCGCGGCGGACCGGTCTGGCCAAGACCACAGCCCTGCGCCTGCTGACCTCCCTGGAGGAGTCCGGCTACCTCAAGCGGGTTGGTACCCAGTATCGACTTGACTGGCGGGTGCTCGAACTCGGGCGGGGTGCCATGCACTGCGAGCCCGGCGGCCTGCGCGACATCGCGCTACCCTACCTCAGCGAGCTCCATGTGGAGTCCGGTTCGACCGTCAACCTCGCGGTGCTGGACGGTCCTGACGTCCTCTACCTGATTCGTATCCATCGCGGCGGCTCCATGAAGCTGCCGGGTGGCATCGGCGCCCGCGTGCCCGCCACGTGCACGGCACTCGGCAAGGCGATTCTGGCCTTCCGGCCCGCGGAGACGGTCCAGACGGTCGTTGCAAATGGGATGAGCGCATTGACCAAGCACTCACTGACCACGCCCGGACTGCTCGCTGCGCAGTTGGCCAGGGTGCGCGAGGAGGGCCTCGCGTTCGAGCGGGAGGAGTCGGCCGTCGGCGTCGTATGCATCGCGGCCCCGATCCTGCATCGTGGGACGGCAGTGGCGGCGATCTCGGTGTCCGGCCGGGCCGAGCGCCCAGCAGCTCGCTCCCTGGACGGGCTCATCCGCAAGGCTGCGGCTTCGACGGCCAGCGACTATGCCGTCGCGTTGGGGCGTTACCGGCGCGCGTAG